A stretch of Helicobacter pylori oki112 DNA encodes these proteins:
- a CDS encoding peptide chain release factor N(5)-glutamine methyltransferase → MTLSQALNKAKKELSQKGFRGGLESEILLGFVLKKERVFLHTHAYLELNHKEEARFFEWVEKRLNDCPIEYLLESCDFYGHSFFVNEHVLIPRPETEILVKKALDIISQYHLKKIGEIGIGSACVSVSLALENPKISIHASDISPKALEVASKNIERFNLKDRVFLKKTHLWDRMPTIQMLVSNPPYIARDYPLEKSVLKEPHEALFGGVKGDEILKEIIFLAAELKIPFLACEMGYDQLKSLKECLEFCGYDAEFYKDLSGFDRGFIGVLKSFLR, encoded by the coding sequence ATGACCCTTTCACAAGCCCTAAACAAAGCCAAAAAAGAATTATCGCAAAAAGGTTTTAGGGGGGGCTTAGAGTCTGAAATTTTATTAGGCTTTGTCTTGAAAAAAGAAAGGGTTTTTTTGCACACGCATGCTTATTTAGAGTTAAACCACAAAGAAGAGGCACGCTTTTTTGAATGGGTAGAAAAGCGTTTGAATGACTGCCCCATAGAGTATTTATTAGAAAGCTGTGATTTTTATGGGCACTCTTTTTTCGTGAATGAGCATGTTTTAATCCCACGGCCTGAAACGGAGATTTTAGTCAAAAAAGCCCTGGATATTATTTCTCAATACCACTTAAAAAAAATAGGCGAAATAGGCATAGGGAGCGCTTGCGTGTCTGTTAGTTTGGCTTTAGAAAACCCCAAAATTTCCATTCATGCGAGCGATATTTCACCAAAAGCTTTAGAAGTGGCGTCCAAAAATATTGAACGCTTTAATTTAAAAGATCGTGTTTTTTTAAAAAAAACGCATCTTTGGGATCGCATGCCAACGATACAAATGCTTGTCTCTAACCCGCCCTATATCGCTAGAGATTATCCTTTGGAAAAATCCGTTCTCAAAGAACCGCATGAAGCCCTTTTTGGGGGGGTTAAGGGCGATGAAATCTTAAAAGAAATCATCTTTTTAGCCGCTGAATTAAAAATCCCTTTTTTGGCTTGTGAAATGGGGTATGACCAGTTAAAAAGCTTGAAAGAATGCTTGGAATTTTGCGGTTATGATGCGGAGTTTTACAAGGATTTGAGCGGCTTTGATAGAGGGTTCATAGGCGTTTTAAAAAGTTTTTTAAGATAA